TCAAACCTGATGCTGCTGGATGACAGAACTCTAGTGTTTATAGCAGGAAACCTGCTTGTACTGCTGCAAGTTCACACCAAGGAGCAGAGATACCTGCGTTCCTGCAGCGGAGAAGGAATAGGTGCTATCACAGTAAGCTGATCTCCTGACACACTGACGATGTTATCATGCATACTCTGCTCaacaaatgtatatttaacaaAGTACCTGTAATGTAGGCCACTTCCAGTCTTCTGTCCCCAGTTTTCTGACCAGCTTCTGTTGTTGTGACTAATATTAATCACATGTATATCtttatgtatgtttgtgtgtaggCTCATCCCAGTAATGAGTACTTTGTCGTAGCTGAGAAGGGAAACCAGCCTCTCATACTCGTCTATGAATATCCCTCATTGAGACTCTACCACATCCTCAGAGGTAAACATGATACATAATATCTATTaagcatttttgtcattttggatgATGGAGGCTGTTTTCTTATTTGCGATGTGTGCAGGAGGCACAGAGCAAGTGTACAGCTCTGTGGACTTTAACCTGGATGGCAGCATACTGGCCAGTGTGGGCGGAGCCCCAGATTACATGCTGACTCTGTGGGACTGGAGACATGAGGAAGTGATGCTGAGGTGCAAGGCATCCTCACAAGAAGTCTATAGAGTCAGATTCTCCCCACACAACCCAGAACTGCTCACCTCATCAGGAACTGGACACGTCAAGTAAGGAACACAATGATTACCCCTGACTAGCCTGgagataagccacacccacttccttactttttgtaatgGCCTGTATTAAAcatgatataataatacaaggagattaggatggattccaggctaagTACAGAAGGTGCAGCAGGAGCACCAGTGGCTCCAGGTGTGGCTTTTCTTCACAAGAAGGTATTTTATGTAAACGACtaagatataaatataaataaagcttTATGTACTtcactgaaataaaaaagagcacatttttatgataaatactAGTTCAAAACTTCAAGGTTCCTGGGGAAACAAAGCACTTCTTTGAATGACAAACAGCTCAATCTGACTGATATCATCTTGTTATGGTGAAATGGAAGGATGCAATAACAGAAATATTGAACTTGTTCATTATAATTAGAGCCCTGACGGTTTAATctcgtatttatttatttttaatcctgAGCTGctgttttattgaaatgaaaagGATTATATACTGAATCAGGACACGTTAATGAGTTTGAACTTTGGCATTTCAATCCAATAAAATTCCACTGAAACTAACAAACTGAACACCACAAATCACTGCTTTGAAAAATGTCAgggaaaaacattgtttttaaaataaataaacagatataaaaATAGTTTGATATATATTTGGTAAATTCCAGCAAATATACAGGTATGGGGGAAAAagatgacatttttaaattataaaagcAAATCATAAAAAGAAATACTCGTGTTAATAAAATTATgcttcataaaaaaaatgtatgtaaatgtatttttctaacttttttagtttttcagtttaaagACTATATTATAGCTCTAAAACCAACTAATCTGCAAAGGAACACGTGAATTGAGCATCATCTTTTCAAACAATTCCCAGGCAAGGTTATTGTGTAACATTTAAGCTTTTGTGACCATTATTACTAGTCCACACTgcttaaagctggggtatgtaagttttttttttttgtttttgttttatttggtaaaaaaatcaataatcatttttaatatattgtattgcatattgtaatccagtgttctgagtggacagtgaatctcttctccatctcctggctctgtaaatgatctttaaaaatgcatgagtgtgatgctggacttcagccaatcagagggtgatctcatgagctgttttaagcattattaTTGGCTGCTCAAGCTGCTCTTCAAAAGTTGATGCGCTTTCTggatctgagagtagggacagtcccatggcTCTATATTCTAGCTGAAGTCTCTTATCTGGCTTTTGGCACAgcagttacacggcaaatcaagaggaaaaaggaagaccgagatggagaagcaacagaataaaggcaaaaacgtgttcaggaggaacagagTCCACAGGGTCGGTGTGTGCAGCGAACTGCTTTCAGTCAGCGCAGTCCGCCTCGAGTcagagagagtgagaacagacggaatatttagcttattaaaaatgatctaaggtggaaataacagacccaattcatctgcagtgtggacgcagtgtgtctgctctgatcagctgagaAATGACTGCTTGTGTTTGCGGAGCAGCTGTGACTCTGaccctcttactgtcctcacagcagtgagtgatacgtgcttttATGTCtcgaaaacatcagaaaactctccaataacacaagatgaagttcctacatttgttactcgtctctatggagaaaacagtcgcaaagaGTCCCacagtgtgcgcgtgcgcgcAAGTTTTGTTTAGGAGGGGAGCGTGGAGCgcctcacaattctacataccccagctttaaagAGTGGTGTCTGTCTGTAAAGAACTTGTTTACTGATATCATTGCATTGTGTAAACATAAAGAATTTCTTTCATGTTTGTTATTTTCTCAGGTTGTCATGTATCTTCATGTTATTTGGCAGGAGTGTCATAATTATGAAGATAAAGACTTTTTAGAGGAtgagaaaatattaatattacaaatgcATATTTCAAGTCATCAGAGTAATCAACAAACTCCACTGGCCAGGATTTAAAAATCCTGCTTTCTACCTCCTTCAAAAAACATTAGTTAGTGAAGACTTTTGTTGTGAAAAAAGACCTTATGTGacattgtgtgattttatttcttctttttgcatCCTGTTTAGGTTTTGGACTATTTCTCCCACATTCACAGGTCTCAAATTGCAAAGGGTTATGGGATATTTTGGGGAAACATCAGCCACTGACGTAGAGGGATTCGTGGAGCTTCCTGATAGAAAGGTAGGTCACCTGCTCCAGTTATGCAGTACCTGGCATTATAACTTTCTCAGTTCAGAGATGACATTCAGCTCAGATTCCTTTCATGCTTGTAGCCAAAGACAATCCTAATGTGGCATTTGCTAATTGATACAGATCCTACAACCAGCTTCTTCATGTGTTTAGGAAACTAGGATAAAGTTCTGCTAGAGAAAAGAGATGTGTTCTGGCTTTGTGACCAATTTAAACTGAGCCTGACTTCTGTCACCGGTTGGTACAGTAAAATCAGTTGTAGAAACCATCTTGTTGCTGATGTAGTGTAAGACACATGCATTTTagtaaagaaattaaaaacaaatgcactGCTAAATACTTCATTTGGAGCAGAAAAATAAGGATTCACAGGGACAGCTTTTTATAATTTTCACTATCTCTGTACTAGCTTCTGGAAGTCAGATAAAGGTCATTTGTGTGAATAATTTGATGTCACAATTTGTTTTTGGTCAAGTTTGTGTATATTCATAACAGCTCTGATTTGTTGGTGCCATTAGTACGCAAATATTTCTACTCTCCGCTCCTGTCCCCCCatgttaaaaacaactaaacccCCCCTACTTCTGACAAAACATTCTTTCTCTTaagtcagaaaaaacatgaaatatataGCTACAACTTTGTCAAACCAATGAcaggtcaattatatttttactgAACATAAGGCCAATAAGCAAATGTTAAGGACAGATTTTAACTACATTTTCCTCTGATGATTTTAATACCATTAATATTCTGGCCCATTTAATGGTTCACGACAAACAAATTGACTGGtttttttacttcaccagtGCTTTTGGTTCTGAATTGACTGAGTCTTCTCCTGGTTAGGTGGTAACAGGTACAGAATGGGGTAACCTGCTGCTGTGGGATAGAGAGGCCATCAAAGTGGAGATCTGCCGAATAGAGCGGCAGAGCTGTCATGTGGGGACAGCACAGCCCTTTTCCTTAGAAGATGGACTGTTGATGACTTTCGGTTCTGATGGGGTGATCAGGGTACGATTAATCTTCTCTACGTGTTTTATTTTGAGCAGGTTTATAGGGGATCACATGCAGCTTATTCATGCTGACAAGGCAGGAGACAGTATTGGCTACAGGTGGCTATCTGTCTAATATTGTgtggcccctaaagtaaacacacaaaatgacttcaaaaacacataagacaatagaaaaactcacaaaacagcagaaattcacaaaattgcTCTAAAAACctataaatgaccaaaaaatacacaaaaggacaacaattataccaaaaattactccataaacattgactacaaaaaaaaaaacactcaaataaaaaaaaaactacacaaaatgaattcctaaaacacacaaaacaacaaagatacacaaaattacagaaaaatatacaaaatacaaacaaaagacaaaaaattacaacaaacaaatacacataaaaaccttgttgtttattcctttatttatgaaCAGATTGGTTGTTATTATGAACGCTGACATTAATatggataatgtggccctcggatcgaactatcatatttttgtggcccccgctgtaatagaagttgcccatttctgctGTACTGGATGCCAGTGTGTCACAGGGTCACCACCTACAGACACTTTCATTCACACAGCATTATTCAACTGATGCCAACAAACCACTATTGTGTTAATAATTGTCAATGTATGACTCATCAACATCACAAGAACAAGTCTCTCATTACTTTTGAACTAATGAAGGAACTTCATTATTAGTTCTTCATTTGGAGctgctttcatttcatttttgaattGACCCTTAAAAGATCAAATCTGTTATTGCATGTGGAAACCACACCATTATTCTATTTGTATGTAAGGTGTATGTCTTACTATGTAACTCTGCCACAGGGCTGGGACATTGAGAAAATCAACATGGCTGACACACACAGTGGAAGGTTAGAAATGGAACCCATTAATGAGCTGGTAGTTGGACACAATGTCTGCCTGTCGTCTGTGGTGAGGAGCCCCCTGCCCAACTCCTTCATCTGGTTTGCCCAGGTCAGATGCAAAATCATCAACACTTGTGTCTACAATGCACCATAACGCTAGAGTCTGTACGGTGTGTTCCTACAGGATTCCAATGGAGCCATCTGGAAACTGGACCTTTCTTTCACCAACACTGTGAGTGAAGATGGTTTCCCTGAATTGATTTTCAGATcatttacatgtttgtttatttttttatttccgacAATTATTGGCTTTGGTGTCTCAACTGTTGGGGTGGGTCACAGATGTCTGTCGTAGAGCCTTTCCAGGCGTAACAGCATTGTACcatttttacattacattttgagttagtttagtttagtttcagtcctaatgctacgttcacaccaaacgcggtttctgcggaaggtttcgcgggatcaaaaaatgtttccctattcgcttcacattcgcgtctgaagcgaagctccgcccaccagactcccaaacggcgacaaccaggctctgtttgtttccaccatcaactatggaggacctccgtcaattcactgctcctaacctcggaaggggaagaaacgtcggctttcctggcttcaccaggtGAACCAGCTTctcatccaactcggtgagcttcACTGCCTGCTTCAGAAGCTACACctggatgatgactgcttccagcggtacctgtggatgaccagCTCCCGATTCGATGAcctgctgggtcggattggcccacggatgtcccggcaggataccaactaccggagctccatctctgcagccgaacaactgtctgtctgtctccagtttcataagcaaccgaagatgccatgattcatcagacacatctcttaaatacacaataaagatagatactatattaatcccaagggaatttaaaagcagaattattaaaatgattgttttctggagatacctattctgggagataaggcctgctttattattgtttttatcataaatatattacaactaaaataaaagttaatcattataataaattattcactattgttattttttgtcctctggagacctattctggaagatgaggcttgtttcattaatatttattgtttttaactcttattaataaatcatttatttactactgttaattattgtcatctggcaacacattctgggaaataaggcctgttctctctaatctctccaccttttatgcacacgtacacacacccacattatatatatctgattatcaatgatctgagcttttctatgttgttcactgtgcaggtatctgaccacaggtgactccttcaggaccacagctaacagctatggacgagaggtcttcacatcgtacttctctgcaggagccgttccatggctagacatattgcaccagcacacccaaaacgactattttaagagccaaccacatacttctatagagcaaacttcctattgtattaacatgtgtataataaatatggaagaatggggAGAGAAACATCTGTCAGCTTCACttttaaccagaaagaaataatccaagaaaccTCACCTCGGAAATTAATTAAAGGCATTAAATgtctcacagagaatcaatatgaggaaactatatattcttgtatgaacaaaatatataaccttgatgtggtgtacacattgctgttaagatgcattgatagaaattaaaaagaaagcaaaagtacactttaaaatgtgtttttaatcaacaattctgaaagaacaccatgtacattaacaatataatacctcaattttaaacaaactatttacttcaatattataatacttacataataaacaaactagtataaacaactattcacaatgtggttcctgccatgcaaagagtgccGCCCATCCAGCCCAATCCAAAACCTAATTGAAATtttccaaatttagtgttaccggatgataatcaagaagtttaaaactttgaaatttaacgttccctaaattctggtggcactttttgcaggataggaagcaggtctctgaaaaacatctcatcctaagtcagagctggtggtgaggaggtggtctcctgaaggtctgtaggataagctgctccacctctcttggagagacttggctgggcctcttctttgctctttttccttaaaaataaacaaatattatatatatatatatatatataatagcttatcaagtcactgttacttaaataagatcatagatatattttaattaaacattaaatgaggtaatgatcaacattgtcatcactgatataccaagcatttataaatacattttatttataacagaatgcaaaacaacttctgtcatgttcatatcagatggtttggctgcacttgtttctgcaggagatgctgctgtagcaccatcaccatcatcttctcctgctccctgagcactatctgttccccctccctgtccttctccatcactcatctgattgtttacctctgagtgacagcaaacacaatatatgaaacacattactatagATTTTAGATCACTATACTAGATTTAGGTCCCcccactagaagaagccctgtgatgcataaaggcctgaatattaacctggtatatatttctatatgtctgcactgataaacaaacctccagtctctgatggttgaccatactctgtggtcctgtcttcctcaaccctctaccccatgttgctgcttgtctctcgcggtgaaacaaaggggtcgatgaaggacatgaccacagggtatttccaccgtttggatgttcctgcagctgacccactacggttctcctgacttttttttctctcataacccataagtgaaaatagctggtgttagcggctaatgctatcattagctaatgctatcctcactcactgccgactttcaaagatgaaaactacagagagaacatttacctgctgctccacctcctcgctgattctcctccacaccaaatccttcctggtcctggttaaaataacaggccgtgtcatacagctcccggtggtcacacaccgctacgattagcttcttctcaatggttgaacgggtgaaaatactggtttccgtgttgcctgcctgacgtcattgccaacaaggactctgattggctttcgcgcctgcgcgtcacgcgaaacagccgctggagttcaatattttcaactcaagcgaacggcgaataacgcgaaaatcgggagcgcgcttgccGCAGCCTTCGCGTTCAACGCGCGAAACAGTCCGCGCCGCCCCACCGGCGAATAATTCgcctcccagcgcgtctaaaccattgactttgcatgtaatctgttcgcttctgccgcagaaaccgcgtttggtgtgaacgtagcattagAATTATATTTAATGATAGATGACTAAAAACGATTAAATATATAATGAGAAAAAGGGATAAATAGGTAAAAGGTCCTAAGTAGGCTATTTGCCTATGGGTGAAAGtccattgcttttattttgaagggtattCCTACTAACATTTTCTTAGAGTACAGTCTATTTAGGCATCACCACATGGCAACGATTTAGTACTTTTTCCCCGCTAACTAACATTGCTTTTCACTAATTAGTAAATAGGTTTTCAAATGAAAAGGtaattttataatgtattttttactcCACATTTTTCCCCTAGTTTTCAGCTTGCATATACAAATGGCAGCCAGAGACACACTATAGGGCCAAATACATTTGACCACCTTATATTTTTCAGGGTTTAGGCTGGCCCCTTATCTTTGTTTAAACCTGCCTGTGATTTTATGATCACAGgttcaaacaaaacatgttatttAAATGAATTTGAGAAGTAAAATATGACTCCATTTGTGTTGTGGCTTGCTATTAAGAAGTGATGGTGGGTCCTAAACAGTGAAACAAAGGCTGTGGTTACATCTGTATGTGCAGACTCCAGATCCAGAGTGCCTGTTTACTTTCCATGCCGGGTCAATCCACGGTCTGGATGTTTGTAAAACATCACACCTCATGGCCACGACAGCTCCTGACCGtgagtacgcacacacacacttgacatTTACAGAAATTGCTTTCTTCCTTAGATTAGTATGGAATAGTCTCAGATTCTTATAATCTCCTTAACCTAATCTCCTTTTTTGAAGTTTTACTCTAATCCAGGTCTCAAAAAAGAATTATACTAAACCTGGCCAGAGGCCGGTTGtacagaattatacaaaaattgtaaaaactgGTGTTTATTCAACGTGTCTGTGCTCCGACTATTGGTTTAGCATTATCGTTGCAGATATTGCTCAGACTTTCTCCCTCGATTTAATTTCGGGGGAAAATCCCGCTCTATCCCAGTCATTGCttatgtgtccttgggcaatgCATTTTTCACACAtggcctcgtatgaatgggtatgaattgtgcatgaatagGCGTGgtttgccccagggcagctgtggctacaatgtagcttaccaccacctttatgactggtgtgaattaaTTATGgtttctgtaaagcactttgagtgtcatTAGAAGTGTTATATGAACACAAATACGTACAATTCTAAAGTCTTGAACTATTGTCTAGATGTCTTTAcatatttgctgttttttatctctttttcCCTCAATTCCAAATTAAAGGTCAAACTCCTGTTCCACACAAACATATGTTAACTGATGAAATGTATAACTAAATGTTTAACCCTTTTCCGATCATTTCCACATTTACCTTTTGCATAATGTACACAATCTTAATCAAAACATGATCGGACCAGTCCATGATTTCATTAGTCTAAAACTGTATTATGTTGTCTGGAACTAGACAAACAAAGAAGCATCCAGATTTTGAATGAagtcttaaagcagaactaagtaacatGCAGTTAGCGCTGCCCCTAAAGGTTCCTTTTGGTTATGCCACTGTCGttaaaaactctgcaccccccgccgcctgccccacgcCACAGCTACATGCTTTTCTCTCCCAAGACGATAGCAatcgatcactgaaaaatcctaatacaacagtgacactacgggtgctttcacacatagtcccatgtgaccatgtcaacagtatgaggaagagagacaagtaaaataaatgaatgggaGTAacacggaagggagtgtggcaatgtgtgtggtgtgtttgtttgtgtgctgacaaagtggctctgaaaatggatggatagatggatgaatatttgtgtgtgtgctgcctgatggagggCTGGCTTGccagtgtgtgcgtgcctgttgccgcgacgacagtgtgtgtgattgctctGTGTtactgctgagctgtcactgcatggagttgctccgttcctcagacaaagatcttctctgcctttttttgacAGCCTccaccatgatataagtttgagaaaagtgaatttgtagacaaccgtgtgcagccacggggctggtcataatctagcattagtttgtactgggctgtcgtaaagcagtacgtcttgccaccgggtcggaggcagggaaagttgcaagtgtggttttctggccagagacagcagggagagatgaaagaccccccaatcacctcataaacacttgtattaccctcacaggaaCTACGAGAAGgttttattaaggtgaaaaggTTACTTGGTTCTGCTTTAAGAAGACACTTGATTagtgatgattaatataattaGATTGTTTGAGTTCAGGTTTTATTGAAACCTCAGTAGGTGAAACCAGCCCTC
The nucleotide sequence above comes from Gouania willdenowi unplaced genomic scaffold, fGouWil2.1 scaffold_14_arrow_ctg1, whole genome shotgun sequence. Encoded proteins:
- the LOC114458596 gene encoding cilia- and flagella-associated protein 44-like; the encoded protein is MAVMVLIHPSLSHSFGYDSERRSNLMLLDDRTLVFIAGNLLVLLQVHTKEQRYLRSCSGEGIGAITAHPSNEYFVVAEKGNQPLILVYEYPSLRLYHILRGGTEQVYSSVDFNLDGSILASVGGAPDYMLTLWDWRHEEVMLRCKASSQEVYRVRFSPHNPELLTSSGTGHVKFWTISPTFTGLKLQRVMGYFGETSATDVEGFVELPDRKVVTGTEWGNLLLWDREAIKVEICRIERQSCHVGTAQPFSLEDGLLMTFGSDGVIRGWDIEKINMADTHSGRLEMEPINELVVGHNVCLSSVVRSPLPNSFIWFAQDSNGAIWKLDLSFTNTTPDPECLFTFHAGSIHGLDVCKTSHLMATTAPDRSVKVFDFLAKKQLTTSCFNQSGTTISWAPPWVKASSGLLGFEDGVVRLLELYRPQSLYAVSRSSCEEDGKLRLKQAFKPHSESVTALAYERNGEILATGCNFSKCSLVSLNSRDQEPLKTFLLPELHRRPFRFQSIKSRIKV